From the Clostridium sp. Marseille-P299 genome, one window contains:
- a CDS encoding phage tail tube protein → MAENTIGTVLKCGTAEASLTKMCPIKDFPDLGGPPEMIDTTTLDDPMETNIPGVQSAGAMEFTANYTDTDYDAVAATAGKEQFYALEFASGTKFAWKGQHTVYATGAGVNGVKEMKIVIARSTAITRTKKTGA, encoded by the coding sequence ATGGCAGAAAATACAATTGGAACAGTTCTTAAATGTGGTACAGCAGAAGCATCTTTAACAAAAATGTGTCCTATTAAAGACTTTCCGGATTTAGGTGGTCCACCAGAAATGATTGATACAACAACATTAGATGACCCAATGGAAACGAATATCCCAGGTGTGCAGAGCGCAGGCGCTATGGAGTTTACAGCAAATTATACTGATACAGATTATGATGCTGTTGCTGCAACTGCTGGGAAGGAACAGTTTTACGCCTTAGAATTTGCAAGTGGAACTAAGTTTGCATGGAAAGGCCAGCATACAGTTTATGCAACTGGTGCTGGTGTTAATGGTGTTAAAGAAATGAAGATTGTCATTGCTAGATCTACTGCGATTACAAGAACTAAAAAAACAGGAGCGTAA
- a CDS encoding phage head-tail connector protein — protein sequence MADNEKLRLLVGMKADDSSQDSLLSLFWSQAERKVIKARYPYGHDEQQREKALSQYADNIEQIYIYLFNKQGAEGETSHNENGVSRTYENAGIPSSYLADIVPCVGVL from the coding sequence ATGGCAGACAATGAAAAGCTAAGATTGTTAGTAGGTATGAAAGCAGACGATTCTAGTCAAGATAGTCTGCTTTCGCTATTTTGGAGTCAGGCTGAGCGAAAAGTGATTAAAGCAAGATATCCTTACGGGCACGATGAACAACAAAGAGAAAAAGCATTATCGCAGTATGCTGATAACATAGAGCAAATATACATTTATCTATTTAACAAGCAAGGAGCAGAGGGAGAAACATCTCATAACGAGAATGGAGTAAGCCGAACATATGAAAATGCAGGTATCCCGTCAAGCTATTTGGCGGATATTGTTCCGTGTGTAGGTGTGTTATAG
- a CDS encoding major capsid protein, with protein sequence MNIRDAYSAKAIAINHKEVASNKIPYLGATLFPAKKKNGLDLKWIKTSKGLPVSLAPSNFDAVSTIRSRSGFKMEETEMAFFRESMIVKEADEQEIMRVQDTSDPYATEVLSRIYDDANTLIEAADVVPERMRMQLLAPLDGSPKISIQADGVTYAYNYDPDGIYKASNFLEISTSADKWDAVTTSDPMRDVSSAIDSVEELTGTRPAYMLVSKKTMGYLKQNTKIRNYILAQNTTATVIVTDARVKEIFQSELGISIIVYAKQYKDESGIAQRFYPDGFATLLPDGALGNTWYGTTPEERTLAGNGEADVSIVNTGVAIAVTTTNDPVHTKTTASEITLPSYERMDETFVIKCY encoded by the coding sequence ATGAATATTAGAGATGCGTATAGCGCAAAAGCAATTGCTATTAATCATAAAGAAGTTGCAAGTAATAAAATCCCTTACTTGGGAGCAACCCTTTTCCCAGCTAAAAAGAAAAATGGTTTGGATTTAAAATGGATTAAGACAAGTAAAGGGTTACCAGTATCGTTAGCTCCTTCTAATTTCGATGCAGTGTCTACAATTAGGAGTCGTTCTGGATTCAAGATGGAAGAAACAGAGATGGCATTCTTTCGTGAATCTATGATTGTAAAAGAAGCCGATGAGCAGGAAATTATGAGAGTACAAGACACATCTGATCCATACGCAACTGAAGTGTTGTCAAGAATTTACGATGATGCAAACACCTTAATTGAAGCAGCAGATGTTGTACCAGAGCGTATGAGAATGCAGTTACTTGCACCATTAGATGGGAGTCCTAAGATTTCTATTCAGGCAGATGGAGTAACGTATGCTTATAATTATGATCCAGATGGAATTTATAAGGCTAGCAACTTTTTAGAAATTTCAACGTCAGCCGATAAGTGGGATGCAGTAACTACATCTGATCCAATGAGAGACGTTTCAAGTGCTATTGATTCTGTAGAGGAATTAACAGGAACTCGCCCAGCATATATGCTTGTGTCAAAAAAGACAATGGGGTATTTAAAGCAAAATACTAAAATTAGAAATTATATTCTAGCTCAAAACACAACCGCAACAGTGATTGTGACAGATGCAAGGGTTAAAGAAATATTCCAATCTGAACTTGGAATCAGTATTATTGTTTACGCGAAACAATATAAGGATGAATCAGGAATTGCACAGAGATTTTACCCAGATGGATTTGCAACATTGCTTCCAGATGGTGCATTAGGAAATACATGGTATGGAACAACACCAGAAGAAAGAACTCTTGCAGGAAATGGAGAGGCAGACGTATCCATTGTTAATACTGGCGTAGCCATTGCTGTTACAACAACTAACGACCCTGTTCACACTAAGACTACAGCGTCTGAAATCACTTTGCCATCATATGAAAGAATGGATGAAACATTTGTAATTAAGTGTTATTAG
- a CDS encoding Com family DNA-binding transcriptional regulator produces MIDFRCKKCDRKLAETDGNTSIKCPRCGNINVLNIKTKEIKTTPCKKIEPERKTSSGKRFY; encoded by the coding sequence TTGATTGACTTTCGTTGCAAAAAATGCGATAGAAAATTAGCTGAGACAGATGGTAATACATCAATCAAATGTCCAAGATGTGGAAACATAAACGTGCTAAACATTAAGACTAAAGAGATTAAAACAACACCATGTAAGAAAATTGAGCCAGAGCGAAAAACTAGTAGCGGAAAACGTTTTTATTGA
- a CDS encoding phage portal protein has product MDFEKNRISFIDVCRGNFGRKIIYSSAEQINADNIVEELGKALAIHWQNRREINYLDRYYRGDQPILYRQKVVRPEINNRTVENHALEIVRFMTAQNFGEPVQYVSRKDDENITKMVDDLNDLMSTIDKSAYDIELGEWQSICGTAYRFVWVEGVDDTPFEINTLNPKDVFIVYSSRNGNKPLMSVQQIRTTEGRNRYICYTDKWYYEIENSKIDITKTKVNGFFKIPVIEYPNNSRRLSDIEIVISMLDTLNKIQANRIDGIEQFVQAFMKFVNCDIDENKFLEMCQLGAIKVKAQQGVQADVSMITSELKQDQTQIAKDDVYKNILIIEGMPNREQNTGGDTGQAVYLRNGWDFAEQRAKLDEPIFVRSEKQFLRIALYTLNTLGSSSIKLKLQDIDVKVTRNKTDNMLVKAQALIYLLEKGIHPKIAIKTCDLWGDPEKVYVQSKEYLDAKYKTDAELKAESEEQFNRELQMSKTNSTTEGGGNID; this is encoded by the coding sequence ATGGATTTTGAAAAAAATAGAATATCGTTTATAGATGTTTGCAGAGGAAACTTTGGTCGAAAAATTATCTATAGTTCTGCCGAGCAAATTAATGCTGACAATATAGTCGAAGAACTGGGGAAAGCACTGGCTATACATTGGCAGAATCGAAGAGAAATAAATTACTTGGACCGATATTACAGAGGTGATCAACCGATTCTGTATCGACAAAAAGTTGTAAGACCTGAGATTAACAACCGTACTGTGGAGAATCATGCTCTAGAAATAGTAAGATTCATGACAGCACAGAATTTCGGTGAGCCGGTGCAATATGTGAGCCGCAAAGACGATGAGAATATAACAAAGATGGTAGATGATTTAAATGATTTAATGTCGACCATTGATAAATCCGCATACGACATTGAATTAGGTGAGTGGCAATCTATTTGCGGTACCGCTTACCGATTTGTTTGGGTGGAAGGTGTGGATGATACTCCATTTGAAATTAACACACTAAATCCAAAGGATGTTTTCATTGTTTATTCTAGTCGCAATGGAAATAAACCTTTGATGTCAGTACAACAGATTCGAACAACTGAAGGTAGAAATCGATATATTTGTTACACAGATAAATGGTATTATGAAATTGAAAATTCTAAAATCGATATTACAAAAACAAAGGTAAATGGTTTCTTTAAAATTCCAGTAATTGAATATCCAAATAATTCGAGACGATTAAGTGATATTGAAATAGTGATTAGTATGCTAGATACACTCAATAAAATACAAGCTAATAGAATCGATGGTATAGAACAATTTGTTCAAGCATTTATGAAGTTTGTTAACTGTGATATTGATGAAAATAAGTTCTTGGAAATGTGCCAGCTAGGTGCTATTAAAGTCAAAGCTCAACAGGGAGTACAAGCTGATGTGAGTATGATAACTAGTGAACTTAAACAAGATCAAACGCAGATAGCCAAAGATGACGTGTATAAAAACATACTGATTATTGAGGGGATGCCAAATCGAGAGCAAAACACTGGTGGAGATACTGGTCAAGCCGTATATCTTCGTAATGGATGGGATTTTGCAGAGCAGAGGGCAAAATTGGATGAACCTATTTTTGTTCGTTCGGAAAAGCAATTCCTTCGTATTGCATTATATACATTAAACACGTTGGGAAGCTCATCCATTAAGCTTAAACTTCAAGATATTGATGTGAAAGTAACTCGAAACAAAACTGATAACATGCTAGTAAAAGCACAAGCGTTGATTTATCTACTTGAAAAAGGAATTCATCCAAAGATTGCTATTAAAACTTGTGACTTATGGGGCGATCCAGAAAAAGTATACGTACAGTCTAAGGAATATTTAGATGCAAAATATAAAACGGATGCAGAACTTAAAGCTGAAAGCGAAGAGCAATTCAATAGAGAACTACAAATGAGTAAAACAAATTCTACAACGGAAGGTGGTGGAAATATTGATTGA
- a CDS encoding IS1380 family transposase — MSSLQDLHLDCNNRIKINFNGGELSSDSGLLLLYEYINKLNIPSIIAENFSTDTKLRVHSDSSILMQRIFQNIAGYFQDDDADELAFDPIFTQILSKERLASQPTISRFMNRLDDTCIMQMDVLHQLLREKIYSYEQPQQIILDVDSTSFTTYGSQEGSSYNTHYQNVGYHPLLVFDGLTKDLLKAELRPGNTYTSKDAHNFLYPLLLEYMDNYPDTQLFLRGDSGFADVMLYEKLETNGVSFAIRMKESARLRKMEGDVYDFMESLNNNLVDYACTYTEFMYAADSWAYPRRIVCKIEKPYGVMVANYTFIVTNMELPAQDILRFYCNRGTMENMIKEAKLGFHMNAMPNHDFIINQNRLQINMLTYNIFNWFRRMVLPKKMRHLQVDTIRLKLIKIAARLTKKSRYLIFKLCSSCPYKNEFNEVLSKIHSLRPLQRLLE, encoded by the coding sequence ATGTCTAGTTTACAGGATTTACACTTAGATTGCAATAACCGTATTAAAATAAATTTTAATGGAGGAGAACTTTCCTCCGATTCTGGATTACTTTTACTCTATGAGTATATAAATAAACTAAATATTCCTTCTATCATTGCTGAAAATTTTAGTACTGATACAAAACTGCGTGTTCATTCTGATTCATCCATCCTCATGCAACGTATCTTTCAAAACATCGCTGGGTATTTTCAAGATGATGATGCAGATGAATTAGCTTTTGATCCTATATTTACTCAAATTCTTTCTAAAGAAAGATTGGCGTCTCAACCTACAATAAGCCGATTTATGAATCGTCTTGATGACACATGTATTATGCAGATGGATGTTCTTCATCAACTATTACGTGAGAAAATTTATTCTTATGAACAACCACAACAGATCATTCTTGATGTCGACTCTACTTCATTTACTACTTATGGTTCGCAAGAAGGTAGTAGCTATAATACTCATTATCAAAACGTTGGATATCATCCATTATTAGTATTTGATGGGTTAACTAAGGATTTATTAAAGGCTGAGTTAAGACCAGGAAATACTTACACTTCAAAGGACGCACATAATTTTTTGTATCCTCTCCTATTGGAATATATGGATAATTATCCAGATACTCAACTATTCTTAAGAGGTGATAGTGGTTTCGCAGACGTTATGCTTTATGAAAAGTTAGAGACCAATGGTGTGAGTTTTGCTATTCGTATGAAGGAATCAGCACGCTTACGTAAGATGGAAGGTGATGTTTATGATTTTATGGAATCATTAAACAATAATCTTGTTGATTACGCTTGCACTTATACTGAATTCATGTATGCCGCTGATAGCTGGGCATATCCTCGTAGAATTGTTTGCAAGATTGAAAAACCATATGGAGTAATGGTAGCTAATTATACATTTATCGTTACAAATATGGAGCTTCCTGCCCAGGATATTTTACGTTTTTATTGTAATCGAGGGACTATGGAAAACATGATTAAAGAAGCAAAACTAGGCTTTCATATGAATGCTATGCCAAATCATGATTTCATAATTAATCAAAATCGACTCCAAATCAATATGTTAACATATAACATATTCAATTGGTTTCGTCGAATGGTTTTACCAAAGAAGATGAGACATCTTCAAGTTGATACAATTCGTTTAAAACTTATAAAAATAGCAGCAAGGCTAACGAAGAAATCACGTTATCTAATCTTTAAGTTATGCAGTAGTTGCCCTTATAAAAATGAGTTTAATGAAGTTTTATCAAAAATCCATTCACTAAGACCATTACAAAGGTTATTAGAGTAG
- a CDS encoding MarR family transcriptional regulator — protein MITKEYLANYTYLKEIIERDKKKLEKLKTNPPVNEVGKVYGSSKSFPYLPRGFYVSEPNIRDNKEWKAKVRVLEVQLQSEIQLLEQMKCEIDMLIANITNPRDKLVFEYLYHDGMTQQQVAKKMYMDRSNVSKIINKYPELFT, from the coding sequence ATGATAACAAAAGAATACCTAGCAAATTATACGTATTTAAAAGAAATAATTGAACGTGATAAAAAGAAGCTAGAGAAACTAAAGACTAATCCACCAGTTAACGAGGTGGGCAAAGTGTATGGTTCGTCAAAAAGTTTTCCTTATTTGCCTAGAGGATTTTATGTTTCAGAACCAAATATAAGAGATAATAAAGAATGGAAAGCGAAGGTACGTGTACTAGAGGTACAGCTTCAATCTGAAATACAATTGCTTGAACAAATGAAATGTGAGATTGATATGCTTATTGCAAACATTACGAATCCAAGAGATAAACTTGTATTTGAATACTTATATCATGATGGCATGACTCAGCAACAAGTGGCAAAGAAAATGTACATGGATAGAAGTAATGTATCAAAAATAATAAATAAATATCCTGAATTATTCACCTAA
- a CDS encoding DUF4406 domain-containing protein, with the protein MLIYISHPYGGMESNRISVENIITELSEKHPENTYISPIHCFGFMYDTVSYENGLEMCLNLLERCDKMLVFGDWKKSRGCTAEVLYAENLMLPYEVVGNF; encoded by the coding sequence ATGTTAATCTATATTTCTCACCCATATGGTGGAATGGAAAGCAATAGAATAAGCGTTGAAAACATTATTACTGAGTTATCGGAAAAGCACCCTGAAAACACATATATTTCACCTATACATTGTTTTGGATTTATGTATGATACGGTTTCATATGAAAATGGCTTAGAAATGTGCTTAAACTTACTGGAAAGATGTGATAAGATGCTAGTTTTCGGTGATTGGAAGAAAAGCAGAGGATGCACCGCCGAAGTTTTATATGCTGAAAATTTGATGCTACCGTATGAGGTAGTTGGTAATTTCTAA
- a CDS encoding DUF3310 domain-containing protein, giving the protein MVHNDLRGTNISEINQTTKSILLTSENTLDLMNICEHEPNNINPNHYKKGKIECIHAIESATVGKTGIEAVCVANVIKYLWRYEEKNGLEDVKKAQWYLNKLIETLEEEQC; this is encoded by the coding sequence ATGGTACACAATGATTTAAGGGGGACTAATATATCAGAGATTAATCAAACAACAAAATCTATTTTATTAACTAGTGAAAACACATTAGATTTAATGAATATTTGCGAACATGAACCTAACAACATAAATCCAAATCATTACAAAAAGGGCAAAATTGAATGTATTCATGCAATAGAGAGTGCGACAGTTGGTAAGACAGGAATTGAAGCAGTATGCGTTGCAAATGTAATCAAGTATCTTTGGAGATACGAAGAAAAGAACGGACTTGAAGATGTGAAAAAGGCGCAATGGTATTTGAACAAGCTAATTGAAACATTGGAGGAAGAGCAATGTTAA
- a CDS encoding Acb2/Tad1 domain-containing protein translates to MRELSTIQKRENLNNVYAADEKSSGGANHEYVIDGVDPNGAYVSYQRIHFQKGPRKEEDAIHGVLDSDLLEIVRDRLKSFQAGPFASRENACALTHIEEALMWMNRRVEDRIERNVLGTYQK, encoded by the coding sequence ATGAGAGAATTAAGCACAATTCAGAAAAGGGAAAACTTAAACAATGTTTATGCTGCTGATGAAAAGAGTAGCGGTGGGGCAAATCACGAATATGTAATAGATGGAGTTGACCCAAACGGTGCCTATGTTTCTTATCAAAGAATACACTTTCAAAAGGGTCCTAGAAAAGAAGAGGATGCGATACATGGTGTTTTAGATTCTGACTTATTAGAAATCGTAAGAGATAGGTTGAAAAGTTTTCAAGCAGGACCATTCGCAAGCAGAGAAAATGCATGTGCATTAACACATATCGAGGAAGCGCTTATGTGGATGAATCGCAGAGTCGAAGATAGAATCGAAAGAAATGTTTTAGGAACATATCAAAAATAA
- a CDS encoding terminase small subunit, producing the protein MAKDTQGKKRIQPIDTNEPDDFTTFAVEEVKKGHVRNSRPLNMSLDEPNNERAKKKAELFNRLYKLQSRRGVAKFNSVDEMQLLVDDYFSDCAELGLRPTIRGLASALGTGWNTLNDWENGSRDAQLGSGCSLLVKKAKQFIAEYDELMALEGLDNPVLFMFRSKNYYGLSDKQEITVTPNQQLQSNYTPDEMLESIEQDIPLDSD; encoded by the coding sequence GTGGCTAAAGATACGCAAGGTAAGAAACGTATACAACCTATAGATACAAATGAACCAGATGATTTTACTACATTTGCAGTAGAAGAAGTTAAGAAAGGACATGTACGGAATAGTAGACCTCTCAACATGTCACTGGATGAACCTAACAATGAACGTGCAAAAAAGAAAGCAGAGCTATTCAACCGTTTGTATAAATTGCAAAGTAGAAGAGGAGTAGCTAAGTTTAATAGTGTTGATGAAATGCAACTTCTTGTTGATGATTACTTTAGTGATTGTGCTGAACTAGGTCTTAGACCAACCATAAGAGGATTAGCATCTGCTTTAGGAACAGGATGGAACACATTAAATGACTGGGAAAATGGCAGTAGAGACGCACAGCTCGGCTCTGGCTGTTCGTTACTGGTTAAAAAAGCTAAGCAATTTATTGCGGAATATGATGAGTTAATGGCGTTAGAAGGACTCGATAATCCAGTGTTGTTTATGTTCAGATCTAAAAATTACTATGGACTTTCTGATAAGCAAGAAATCACAGTTACACCAAATCAGCAGCTACAGAGCAACTATACTCCGGATGAGATGCTTGAATCTATTGAGCAGGATATCCCTTTAGATAGTGACTAA